A window of Apium graveolens cultivar Ventura chromosome 8, ASM990537v1, whole genome shotgun sequence contains these coding sequences:
- the LOC141679464 gene encoding uncharacterized protein LOC141679464, whose product MEKLVYALILAARKLRPYFQAHRIEFRTAYPLRHILHKLESSGKMLKWEVELGQFDLEYFPRTTIKGHALANFILEFDFEVDEKAIVLVEPSSQGDVLDQVREEFPHPWRILHVDGAVNNNGSRAEIILVSLEGHHLMSAIHFKFYVTNNDNEYEALINGLKIALEVGVVNLIARSDSELVVNQVNGWFHARGPRTELYMRCVQRLLQKFRSAKLKGVPREENDNADALAKMGSQMDNVFLGQVPLGIQEIPSIQR is encoded by the coding sequence ATGGAAAAATTGGTATACGCCCTCATCCTTGCAGCACGAAAGCTAAGACCATACTTTCAAGCTCATCGAATAGAATTCCGCACCGCGTATCCTCTAAGGCACATCTTGCATAAGCTAGAGTCATCAGGAAAAATGCTAAAATGGGAGGTAGAATTGGGACAATTCGATCTAGAATATTTCCCTCGTACAACAATTAAGGGGCATGCATTGGCAAATTTCATACTCGAGTTTGATTTCGAAGTGGATGAGAAGGCTATAGTGTTGGTAGAACCTTCCTCACAGGGGGATGTCCTCGACCAAGTGAGAGAAGAGTTCCCACACCCTTGGAGGATTCTACATGTTGATGGGGCTGTGAATAATAACGGATCAAGGGCCGAGATTATTTTGGTTAGCCTGGAAGGACATCACTTGATGAGTGCCATTCACTTCAAGTTTTATGTCACCAACAATGACAAcgaatatgaagccctgattaaTGGTCTGAAGATAGCCTTAGAGGTGGGAGTTGTAAATTTGATAGCTCGGAGCGACTCAGAGTTGGTAGTAAATCAAGTTAATGGATGGTTCCATGCCCGAGGCCCTCGAACTGAGTTATACATGAGATGTGTGCAGCGTTTACTCCAAAAATTTAGAAGTGCCAAGCTGAAAGGCGTGCCAAGAGAAGAGAATGACAATGCGGATGCCTTGGCAAAAATGGGCTCCCAGATGGACAACGTGTTTCTAGGACAAGTTCCCTTGGGAATTCAAGAAATTCCAAGTATTCAGAGATGA
- the LOC141679465 gene encoding uncharacterized protein LOC141679465, which produces MEKMGPAEDTIEIPVDEKDPSKILRIGSQLVPRLKEGLSIFLLANLDVFAWDHSDMVGIDLEVGNTMEVYVDDMLVKSKKAADQIADLAEIFHILRKYRMKLNPQKCVFGVESGKLLGFMVNHRGIEASPTKIRALLDMKSPTSVKQVQSLAGRIAVLNRFVSKSSDMCKEFFKEIKEMGKDFVWTPECEETFLKIKEQLGNPSILAKPEDGETLILYLVVCEYYVSAVLVKEEASHQWPVYYVSKRLLDAETRYTSMEKLVYALILVARKLRPYFQAHRIEVRTAYPLRHILHKPESSGRMLKWEGQALADFILEFDSKVDDKAIVLAEPSSRRISPGDKREELPHPWWILHVDGAINNSGSGAEIILVTPEGHRLMSAIHFKFYVTNNDAEYEALINGLKLALEVGVVNLIVRSDSELVVNQVNGGFQARGPQTELYMRCAQHLLERFGNARLESVPREENSNTDALAKMGSQMDSIQLGQIPLGIQEIPSIPEVEVFQTQEILRESWMTPIHNYIQIGAIPEEKLQARHLRYQAAKYVEYDGVLYKRGFNQPLLRCIDLEEGNYILREVHEGIYGNHSGGGSLALKVLRQGYYWPTMKEDAFKFVRAFDRCQRFANYSTAPASSITSLASP; this is translated from the exons ATGGAGAAGATGGGGCCAGCAGAAGATACAATTGAAATCCCTGTCGACGAAAAAGATCCGAGTAAAATCTTAAGAATTGGATCTCAGTTGGTACCAAGATTGAAAGAGGGTCTTTCGATATTTCTCTTGGCAAAccttgatgtatttgcatggGACCATTCTGACATGGTGGGAATCGACCTAGAG GTTGGAAATACAATGGAAGTATACGTGGATGACATGCTTGTAAAGTCTAAGAAGGCGGCAGATCAAATCGCAGACTTAGCAGAAATATTCCATATTCTGAGAAAATACAGAATGAAGCTAAACCCTCAAAAGTGTGTGTTTGGTGTCGAGTCGGGAAAACTTTTGGGATTTATGGTTAACCACCGAGGAATTGAGGCCAGCCCGACAAAAATCAGGGCTCTGTTGGACATGAAATCTCCCACCAGCGTTAAGCAAGTGCAGAGCCTGGCAGGAAGGATTGCAGTCCTAAATCGATTTGTCTCAAAATCATCGGATATGTGCAAAGAATTCTTCAAGGAAATCAAAGAAATGGGGAAGGATTTTGTGTGGACCCCAGAGTGTGAAGAGacttttctgaaaatcaaagagCAGTTGGGAAATCCTTCCATATTGGCCAAGCCAGAGGACGGAGAGACATTGATTCTTTACTTGGTAGTATGTGAATACTATGTCAGCGCGGTATTGGTGAAGGAGGAAGCAAGCCACCAGTGGCCCGTGTACTATGTGAGTAAAAGGTTGCTGGATGCAGAAACCAGATATACCAGCATGGAAAAACTGGTGTACGCTCTTATTCTTGTGGCACGAAAATTAAGACCATATTTTCAGGCTCACCGAATAGAAGTTCGCACTGCTTATCCGCTCCGACATATTCTACACAAACCCGAATCATCGGGAAGAATGTTAAAGTGGGAG GGACAGGCGTTGGCTGATTTCATACTTGAGTTTGATTCCAAAGTAGATGACAAAGCCATAGTGCTGGCGGAACCTTCCTCGCGAAGAATTTCTCCTGGTGATAAAAGGGAGGAACTCCCACACCCGTGGTGGATCTTACATGTCGACGGGGCCATAAATAACAGTGGATCAGGTGCCGAGATTATTTTGGTCACTCCGGAGGGGCACCGTTTGATGAGTGCTATCCATTTCAAATTTTATGTCACTAACAATGACGCTGAGTATGAAGCTTTGATCAACGGTCTGAAATTAGCTCTGGAGGTGGGGGTTGTGAATCTGATAGTTCGGAGTGACTCTGAATTAGTTGTGAACCAAGTCAACGGAGGTTTCCAGGCCCGGGGACCACAGACGGAATTATACATGAGATGTGCGCAACACCTATTGGAAAGATTTGGAAATGCCAGGCTAGAAAGTGTTCCGCGAGAAGAAAATAGTAATACGGATGCTTTGGCCAAGATGGGATCACAGATGGACAGCATCCAACTTGGACAAATCCCTTTGGGAATCCAGGAAATCCCGAGTATTCCAGAGGTAGAGGTGTTCCAGACACAAGAAATTCTGCGAGAAAGCTGGATGACCCCCATTCATAACTATATTCAAATAGGAGCTATACCAGAAGAAAAATTACAGGCTCGACACCTTCGATACCAGGCTGCCAAGTATGTTGAATATGATGGGGTATTATACAAGAGAGGATTCAACCAACCACTATTGCGCTGTATAGACCTAGAAGAAGGAAACTACATCCTCAGAGAAGTACATGAAGGGATTTATGGAAATCACTCGGGGGGTGGCTCGTTGGCATTAAAAGTCCTCAGACAAGGATATTACTGGCCAACTATGAAAGAAGACGCTTTTAAGTTTGTCCGGGCCTTCGATCGTTGCCAGCGATTCGCCAACTATTCCACTGCCCCGGCATCTTCCATCACCTCATTAGCAAGTCCCTGA
- the LOC141679466 gene encoding uncharacterized protein LOC141679466: MWGIDLIGEFPKAKGDVKYAMVVVDYFTKWAEAMPLATITAKKIRTFFFNSIAKLEEKKGDCPEEMPMVLRSYNTTPRSTTGEIPFLLTYGYEAMVPVEVGAGSLRRDLFVEEDAEVNQRLHLDLLDKAQTNSQLKLATYQQRIARYFNKKVKSMSFKVGDLVLRKVMPNTKIAQQGVLGANWEGPYKVKAILWKGTCRLEDLDGKPIP; encoded by the exons atgtggggaattgatctcaTTGGAGAGTTTCCCAAAGCAAAGGGGGATGTGAAATACGCCATGGTGGTTGTAGACTACTTTACCAAATGGGCGGAGGCTATGCCACTGGCCACGATCACAGCAAAAAAGATAAGGACCTTTTTTTTCAATTCTATA GCAAAGTTGGAAGAAAAGAAAGGAGATTGTCCAGAGGAGATGCCCATGGTCCTCCGGTCTTACAATACAACTCCGAGATCGACTACAGGAGAAATCCCATTTTTGCTGACTTATGGGTATGAGGCCATGGTTCCCGTGGAGGtaggagccggatccctccggagAGACTTGTTTGTTGAGGAAGATGCAGAAGTTAACCAGAGGCTCCACTTGGATTTGCTAGATAAAGCCCAAACAAATTCTCAATTAAAGCTTGCTACATATCAACAGAGAATCGCAAGGTATTTTAATAAAAAGGTAAAATCCATGTCGTTCAAGGTTGGGGATCTTGTGTTGCGAAAGGTTATGCCTAACACCAAGATAGCTCAGCAAGGGgtgcttggagctaattgggagggaccatacaaggtcaaagCTATACTCTGGAAGGGAACCTGTCGCTTGGAAGATCTGGATGGTAAACCTATTCCTTGA